GTTCTTTCGAGCCTTTCCCGAGCACGCGCGCGGTGCCGCGGTCCAGATCGACGTCATCGATGTCGAGCCCGCACAGTTCGGAGACGCGGATCCCGGCGCCGTACAGCAGCTCGAGCATGGCATGGTCACGCAGGGCAGCCGGCTCGCCACTGGCCGCCGCGTGTCGCTGCGATTCGAGCAGCGTCGTCATCGCGTCCTGCGAGGCGACGACGGGAAGTGTGCGTCCTCGCTTGGGGGCGACCAGGCGCAGGCTCGGGTCGTGCGTGATGAGCCCCTGCTCCTGAGCCCAGCTGAAGAAGGATCGGGCCGCCGCTGCGCGCCTGGCGAGGGTGGACCGGGTATCGCCGCGCTGCGTCGCCTGCCACAGCCAGTCGCGCAGCGTCTCGAGGCCGATGTCCTCCAGCGGAAGATCGCTCACCGTACCGGCCAGGTCCCGCAAGTCGGATCGGTATGCGCGCACGGTCGCCGGCGAGAGCCGACGCACCTTCTCCAAATGCTCGGCGAACGCCTGGGCGGCAGCCGCGAACTCCATGGGTCCAGCATGCCGGACCGCCCCGTCGCACCCGGTCAGCCGCGCCGCGCCCGCAGCCGCCACTCGGACGACCCGCGACGCGGCGTTCGAGTACGACGCGCGACCGCGGACACCCTCACCCGCGAGCGTCGCCCGCGGCCGCTGGAGAACCGGGTGTTCATCCGCCTCTTCGCGGATCTCATGGAAGAGGACGAGGCGGACACCTTCGACGCTCCCGCTCCCCTCGCTGCACGCCTCCGCGAGATCGAGGAGGAGAGGTCACGGTGGACCCGCGTGGCCGCGCTGCCGGGTGCAGACCTCCGCAGATCGAGGCCGAGCTAGTCCGCCTCCAGAAGGACGGTGAGGAGGTAGCCGCCGAGCTGGGTAAGTCTCGCGTGTCCGGGGTCTATGCGGATCTTGTCGAGTACGCCCGCGACTATGCCAAGGGGATCCCGGCTCAGATGCCTGGAGCCGGTACCTACGAGATCGACTTCACGCCCTGGGTCGAGTACATGCGGAGCCTGGAGCTGGACGCTCAGCGGGCGCTAGTGGGACGCCTCAGCACCCGGGTCTATAAGGGACGTGGTTTGGATCGAGTCAAGATCGGCTAGTCCGCTACGCCACCGCTACGATTCGACCATGCTGATTCAGTTCGATCCGTTCGCGTTCGTCGTGGCACTGGCGGCGTTTCTTGTTGCTTGGCGGGCGCACTACCTCGCGAAAGGTGCACCTGAGAAGGCGCGGCGACGCGAGATCCGCGACGAGATCCGAGGGCGAATCGAAGCCCTTCGCGAATCCACTAGCCCGCTCTCTATCATCATCGACCTAGGACAGCCTCTGGTTGCACCGCCAGCCGACTTCAACGCGAACGTGAAGGCCTTGGACAATCTCTCCGACCGCGTGCCCGAGACAACCCAAATCCGGGGCATCCACGTGACGGCCTTCTCTCTCGCTAGCCGGTGGTACTCAGCGTTTCACGATGAAACCCAATACGACCTGACTAAGGCGCGAGCGCAGAAGTGGCAACAGAACCTCGCGGACGCTCGCACCAGCGGCACTCAGGCCATGATCGATGCCGCAGCAGGCCACTTCGACGACTACACAAACCAGGCAGAAAAGCTCCGGCGCGTGGCCGACGCGAGCCGCACGCAAGTACGAGAAGGTCTAAGCATCTTCAAGACTCGCGCTGACGCCTACACCGACTGGCTGAACACACTCGACCGAGGCAAGGCAAAGCGGTAGTAGTTCAGGGTAAACAGCCGGCTAAGCACGACAAAGCCCTAGAGCGGACGACTTGACTCTAGGGCTTTGTTGTTGGCTCACAGCGGGAGGTAATTGGCTTCCACCTCTTCGAGGCTGACCCCGTCCTCACCTCCGAAGACCGTCTTGATGTAGTCCGCTTCCATCACCCGGTAGTAGTCAGGGTTAGCGCCTTGGACCAACAGCAGACCATCAGGCCGGAGATGAGCGCGGAGGACATGGAGGCGCGTGCGGAGATCATCAGTCATGCGCTCATTATGGCGTGCGGCCATAGACGGCTTCGTAGCAGCTCGCCGCCATGTCGGCCATGTCGCTGGTGTCGGACGTGTCGTAGATGCCTTTGCTAGCCAGGCACGCGCGGTAGTCCGCCTCCTGGGTGGAGGCGTTCAGACCGTTGACGACGAGGACAATCACGACCGTTGCCACGATGACAAGCGCACCCAGCGCCGAGGCCAGGATGATTGCGAGACGCTTAGTCATGGGTGGACCTTAACAGGTCCTGTATCTCTTGCGGAAGTGTGTCTGGGTACCCGTGCCGGTCAGTGTCTCCAACGGCTCCACCTGGACCGCACTTGCCCCGCTCATCAGTGACGGGACAGACTGGGAGCAAGCGGTCTAGTCCGATTTCCATCTGAGCTTCTGCGACAGGAGCGCCATTTGGTCGGAGCCGTACCGCAGGGAACCTCGCTGACCACCGCACCGGTGTCGACGATCCGGCGCAACAGCTGCTGGTGTCCCTGAGGATAGGCGCGATCCACGCCGCCGGCCAGGAACGCGATGGTCTTGCCTTCGACGCTCATCGCTGCCCGGTGAGCGGCTCCGTCGATCCCGTAGGAGCCGCCCGACACGATCACAGCGCCGTTGGTCGCCAGATCACCCGCGAAGTCCGCTGCGAGCATCTCCCCGTATTCGCTGGCGGCCCGCGCACCGACGATGGCGACGCGCGGTCCTGCCGTGAGCAACGAGGTGTCGCCGCGTACCCAGAGCAGTGTGGGCGCGTGCGCACCGAGGTCGTCGAGCGCCTGGGGCCATTCCGCATCGCCGGGGAGCACCAGGCGCGCACCGACGTCGCGCGCTGCGGTGACCGCATCGATCACACGGCGAGGATCAGCCCGCGTGCCCAGCGGGAGCGTCCTTCCGCCAGTGCACAAGCGGACGCGGAGACGTCACCAGCGAGGTCGCCGCACGCGACACTGAGCGCGTCGATGGCACCGAGCTCCGCGATCAACGCACCGGCCACCCCATCTCCCGGTTCAGCGAGCACGGACCAGGCGATCCGTGCGAGATCGGTCTCCACGTCCGCCGTGGCGCGGGTCTCGTGCAGAGCAGCCCGCACGACCGGGTCTGTTCGGAGTCCCGCGATCACGAGGCGAACCCTCTC
This genomic interval from Microbacterium hydrocarbonoxydans contains the following:
- a CDS encoding DNA-processing protein DprA encodes the protein MIDAVTAARDVGARLVLPGDAEWPQALDDLGAHAPTLLWVRGDTSLLTAGPRVAIVGARAASEYGEMLAADFAGDLATNGAVIVSGGSYGIDGAAHRAAMSVEGKTIAFLAGGVDRAYPQGHQQLLRRIVDTGAVVSEVPCGTAPTKWRSCRRSSDGNRTRPLAPSLSRH
- a CDS encoding tyrosine recombinase XerC, which gives rise to MEFAAAAQAFAEHLEKVRRLSPATVRAYRSDLRDLAGTVSDLPLEDIGLETLRDWLWQATQRGDTRSTLARRAAAARSFFSWAQEQGLITHDPSLRLVAPKRGRTLPVVASQDAMTTLLESQRHAAASGEPAALRDHAMLELLYGAGIRVSELCGLDIDDVDLDRGTARVLGKGSKERVVPFGAPARDAIGGYLTRGRPALAARAARPAPAFFLGNRGGRIGPRAVYTLVAEVLAPFVGAETVGPHALRHTAATHLLDGGADLRAVQEILGHASLGTTQIYTHVSAERLTATYRLAHPRA